One Aquarana catesbeiana isolate 2022-GZ linkage group LG04, ASM4218655v1, whole genome shotgun sequence genomic region harbors:
- the LOC141141316 gene encoding E3 ubiquitin/ISG15 ligase TRIM25-like has product MASSDLSAELYCTVCLNIYTDPVMLNCGHNFCRVCIDRVFDTQEESEGYSCPQCREEFQERPSPPRNITLRNITQHFLSAPPEPEKTGISCTYCIHSSVPAVKSCLLCEASLCNDHMRVHSRLPEHVLCDPTTTPENRKCSVHKKILEYYCTKDSAAICASCALTGEHRGHQVETLKEAFIKKKKKLTNNLEKLITKREKTDERVRNLQEYRRRAQRELERVTALFGDIMRHVEDLEKKVLSKISMAEDILHLVNDLIQQLELKNEELSRKLHPLQELWLMTDPLTVLQISDTGDLGDTEDGEDEYIDMHDKLLHDVRDLDGASHMIGTDFTDIITGVTGGIVIQKAVDILLDEDTAHTDLCISYDKKTATKAGPYQPLLYTEERFMDYNQVLGSRSFSSGRHYWEVDLQKSNNWIIGMCYASIDRDGGDSLIGRNDVSWGLDRKGSKYKAVHDKNETVLHDIVPGKRVRVCLDYEAGQISFYMGAPLRHLHTFTATFTEPLYAVLGVWHSYISLV; this is encoded by the coding sequence ATGGCGTCCTCAGACCTGAGTGCGGAGCTGTACTGTACCGTCTGCCTGAACATTTATACGGATCCTGTCATGTTGAattgtggacacaacttctgccgtgTCTGCATTGATCGTGTGTTTGATACACAGGAGGAGTCTGAAGGTTATTCCTGTCCTCAGTGCAGGGAAGAGTTCCAGGAGAGACCTTCACCGCCCAGAAATATCACTCTGCGTAACATCACTCAGCATTTCCTGTCTGCTCCACCAGAACCAGAGAAGACCGGCATCtcatgtacttactgtattcatTCCTCTGTACCTGCTGTGAAATCCTGCCTACTTTGTGAAGCTTCTCTATGTAATGACCATATGAGAGTCCACAGCAGGttaccagaacacgtcttatgtgaccccaccaccaccccggagaacaggaaatgctccgttcataagaagatcctggagtattactgcaccaaGGACTCTGCTGCTATCTGTGCCTCCTGTGCTTTAACTGGAGAACATCGAGGACACCAGGTAGAGACATTGAAAGAGGcctttataaagaagaagaagaaactgaCAAATAATCTGGAGAAACTGATTACTAAGAGAGAGAAGACAGACGAAAGAGTCCGGAATCTGCAGGAATACAGGAGAAGAGCACAAAGAGAACTAGAGAGAGTAACTGCCCTGTTCGGAGACATCATGAGACatgtggaagacctggagaagaaagTCCTGAGTAAGATCTCCATGGCAGAGGACATCTTACATCTAGTCAATGATCTGATACAGCAGTTGGAGTTAAAGAatgaggagctgtccaggaagctGCATCCCCTACAGGAGCTGTGGCTCATGACGGATCCATTGACCGTCCTACAGatatcagacacaggtgacttgggTGATACTGAGGATGGTGAAGATGAGTACATAGACATGCATGATAAACTCCTTCATGATGTAAGGGATCTGGATGGGGCCTCACATATGATCGGCACAGATTTTACGGATATAATAACTGGTGTAACTGGGGGGATCGTTATACAGAAAGCTGTAGACATTTTATTGGATGAGGACACGGCTCATACTGATCTATGTATCTCATATGACAAGAAGACTGCAACCAAGGCAGGACCATACCAGCCTCTCCTATATACTGAGGAGAGATTTATGGATTATAATCAAGTTTTAGGCAGTCGGAgcttctcctcagggagacattactgggaagtagaTCTCCAGAAATCCAATAACTGGATTATTGGGATGTGTTATGCCAGTATAGACAGGGATGGTGGAGACTCCTTGATTGGAAGGAATGACGTGTCCTGGGGTTTGGACAGGAAGGGTTCAAAATATAAAGCAGTACATGATAAAAATGAGACTGTGCTCCATGATATTGTTCCTGGTAAGCGAGTCCGGGTATGTCTGGATTATGAGGCTGGACAGATCTCCTTCTATATGGGTGCCCCCCTCCGCCACCTCCACACCTTCACtgccaccttcactgagcccctctatGCTGTGTTGGGTGTATGGCATTCATATATATCATTGGTTTGA